The Plectropomus leopardus isolate mb unplaced genomic scaffold, YSFRI_Pleo_2.0 unplaced_scaffold22275, whole genome shotgun sequence genome contains the following window.
ACACATGACTGCATTGATGTGGGCTACGTGTCCAATGTCGACGATTATTCGGTGACTTTAAACCAAGGTCACAAAGATCTTACGCCCCATCTGGCAtccatcacagacacatcaacTTGCAGCGTTACCATCGCATTTAAGGACGGGCCAACCTCGATCGTGAGTCACCATCAGCTTCATGTTATCAAACCTATTGATTGACTGGccttttgtgaaaaaaagaagtaaaaaagaacatttcacATTCCTCATGTTGAAAAGGAAACTTTTGTTCcgtcttttgtctgtttatccTTTCAGGCTTGGGTGAAACTCTACCGTGCGGAGTCCAAAGCAGCATTGTCAATCTCATACAACAGTGATGCAGACCATGAAGGGGCTCCTTCATCTGTGAGTATGCGTAAGACCTCAAACCAATATGCTTTATGGCGAGCGAACGTGATCTGAGGCTCCAGATTTCAGCCAGAAGTTaactcgaaaaaaaaaaaaaaaaattaggagtAACCATTTGAGATGTACCACTTCAAGCAAGACTTACTGCTACGACTGTTCACTCAGTATTACAGCATTAACATCTTTCCATAGTTTTATGTCAATGCAATATAAGCGTTACAGCATTaaccagttttttttgtctaaccTTTAGTAGTTTTATGGAAAAACAATATATGTATTACAGCATTAACctggatttttttgtctcatcttTTTGTAGctttatgtaaaaacaataaatggaAAATCCATAGCCCTGTCTCAGGGGGACCTTGATGGGAAAGAGCACTACTTGGATATAAGTGGATGCAGAAGCAGTGGTATGTACACCTGACCGTCAGACCCCCTTACATTTCCTTCTGTTACAGTTTCTAGTTGCTGGAGTTTGAGGTTAAACTAATTTCATGAACCTCTGATCACTTCCCAGGTTACACTGTCGCAGCTGGttctgaaaaaaaggtttcatcAACCTGCACCACAATATCCTGCAGTGAGCATCTAGTCGCCGCAGAAACAGGATGTGACAGCGGCATGATATGTATGCTGGGCACGTAAGTGTGTTGCTTTATATTAGGAGTAGAGTTTGAATAAAGGTCGGACTGAAGGCGAAACGTGGAGGACTGAAAACatctgatattattattattactactagaactactacttttacttttactacttctgctactactactactactactatgacTCCTACAACTACTCCTCCtgcttctactactactactactactactaatactactactgctaatacTACCATTATGACTACTACTCCCATCACAAGTCTCAATATTTATGAATAGAATTGGTGGAATGTCCCTTTAAGTTTCAAGTACAGGTTCATGTTACGCAAATCTGAAAGATCTGAAAATACCGTCTTTTATAAGAGAAAACATCTCGCTGTGTTTGCGTCTATTGATTTTACTTTCAGGAATAAAAAGTTACCAAATATCTGTCTGTTTCCATCTCCATCAGCTGTGTACCTGAAAATCCTGGATTCGCTGCACCTGGAGGAGGAGACGCTGATGATATTGCAAACACCGTGGTGTGCACAGTGACTGGCTCCAGCGTCATCAATTTCTTCAACACCAAACAGGATATCCCGGACCGCTGTGCGTACACGCTGCTGAAGCCTCTGAGTGGCTCC
Protein-coding sequences here:
- the LOC121965910 gene encoding uncharacterized protein LOC121965910 — encoded protein: MVRTAALLLLLAAAANLQMSAAASDFTDCPISYYGKEYTSLEVILTVESGSICFRENQAATHDCIDVGYVSNVDDYSVTLNQGHKDLTPHLASITDTSTCSVTIAFKDGPTSIAWVKLYRAESKAALSISYNSDADHEGAPSSLYVKTINGKSIALSQGDLDGKEHYLDISGCRSSGYTVAAGSEKKVSSTCTTISCSEHLVAAETGCDSGMICMLGTCVPENPGFAAPGGGDADDIANTVVCTVTGSSVINFFNTKQDIPDRCAYTLLKPLSGSDFELVAVFKERRRKDVTLLDHLIISYSGKKIYLGQGVRAQVDDTDLQLSDQFETHHNVELRKDSSGVTAKIPSTGMKVVFDGNTAHLSGLDNEAVQGLCGTPTLPSATTSPSNEKSSDSETG